A genome region from Piliocolobus tephrosceles isolate RC106 chromosome 8, ASM277652v3, whole genome shotgun sequence includes the following:
- the POM121L12 gene encoding POM121-like protein 12: MPRVPSKHPEANGPPALGAAAPAKSADVRNFWKAGEPLLQGPDALADPMGRSPSTSQTALSPRGHQSPWPPRSPTQSHIQYVQWGRPAPSTHLTAVRLSQDPHESQRVGSEAWRRPALPGETALGRNLSCASESCMKRGLCRARNPGRTWSPMTIRISPPERPESPWRSPGQRGRPASRPAAQELPDFCTRETLLRALSQCRKGSARFEGPLWFEVSDSKGGRWNLEPRPSAFKPLSKNGAVASFVPRPGPLKPSVGPWSLSVCDDTWPFVLVQPAPSAIWEFWEATTPSYGSCSRVSFALQDTQSAGSFGS; this comes from the coding sequence ATGCCCCGCGTGCCTTCCAAGCACCCAGAGGCTAACGGTCCCCCAGCCTTGGGCGCTGCAGCTCCGGCCAAGTCCGCAGACGTCAGGAACTTCTGGAAGGCGGGCGAACCGCTGCTGCAAGGCCCCGACGCCCTGGCGGATCCCATGGGCAGGTCACCCAGCACGTCCCAGACCGCGCTGTCTCCCCGGGGTCATCAGAGCCCGTGGCCCCCGAGATCTCCGACTCAGAGCCATATTCAGTACGTCCAGTGGGGGCGCCCGGCGCCCAGCACCCACCTCACCGCGGTGCGGCTCAGCCAGGACCCCCACGAGTCCCAGCGGGTGGGCTCCGAGGCCTGGAGGCGCCCCGCCCTGCCCGGGGAGACCGCCCTGGGGCGAAACCTCTCCTGCGCCTCGGAGAGTTGCATGAAAAGGGGGCTGTGTCGTGCCCGGAACCCAGGACGGACCTGGAGCCCGATGACCATCAGGATCTCCCCTCCCGAGCGTCCGGAGAGCCCCTGGAGATCCCCAGGACAGCGAGGCCGCCCCGCAAGCCGCCCCGCCGCCCAGGAGCTCCCGGACTTCTGCACCCGGGAGACTCTGCTGAGGGCGCTCAGCCAGTGTCGCAAGGGAAGCGCCAGGTTCGAAGGGCCATTGTGGTTCGAGGTCTCAGACAGCAAGGGCGGCAGGTGGAACCTAGAGCCCCGGCCCTCTGCCTTCAAGCCCCTGAGCAAAAATGGAGCGGTTGCTTCCTTCGTGCCCAGGCCAGGGCCTCTGAAGCCGAGCGTCGGCCCCTGGAGCCTCAGTGTTTGTGATGATACTTGGCCTTTCGTGCTGGTCCAGCCCGCTCCGTCCGCCATCTGGGAATTCTGGGAGGCGACAACGCCTTCCTACGGCAGCTGCAGTAGGGTCTCCTTCGCCCTCCAGGACACCCAGTCTGCTGGCTCCTTTGGCTCCTAA